A section of the Hemitrygon akajei chromosome 8, sHemAka1.3, whole genome shotgun sequence genome encodes:
- the pycr3 gene encoding pyrroline-5-carboxylate reductase 3 isoform X4 → MQTTHDNFSVVKNCTVLFLAVKPAILPGVLESISQFVTPEHLVISVAAGITVETLENCLPVDSRVVRMMPNLPCVVQQGTIVFCRGTNSKEQDAALLKSLLSSLGVCEETPESYIDIHTGVSGSGVAYVYMFAEALADGAVKMGMPFELSKKLVAHTLMGAAKMIMETGEHPAKLKSDVCTPGGTTIHGLYALEKGNLRSTVMSAVEAATNRARELGKR, encoded by the exons ATGCAGACGACACACGACAACTTCAGTGTGGTGAAAAATTGTACCGTCCTTTTCCTGGCCGTCAAGCCAGCCATCCTGCCTGGTGTCCTGGAGAGCATTTCGCAATTCGTCACACCCGAGCACCTCGTTATCTCTGTGGCAGCTGGAATTACCGTCGAAACACTGGAAAAT TGCCTGCCTGTGGACAGCAGGGTAGTGCGGATGATGCCAAACTTGCCGTGCGTGGTGCAGCAGGGCACCATAGTGTTCTGTCGCGGAACAAACTCCAAGGAGCAGGACGCCGCTCTCCTGAAGAGCCTCTTGTCTTCCCTCGGTGTGTGTGAGGAAACGCCGGAATCCTACATCGACATCCACACGGGAGTCAGCGGGAGCGGCGTGGCATAC GTTTACATGTTTGCTGAGGCTCTGGCAGACGGGGCTGTGAAGATGGGAATGCCATTCGAGCTGTCGAAGAAGCTGGTAGCGCACACACTAATG GGAGCTGCAAAGATGATTATGGAGACTGGGGAACACCCGGCAAAATTGAAGAGCGACGTGTGCACCCCAGGTGGGACCACCATCCACGGCCTGTATgcgctggagaaggggaatctgcgTAGCACCGTCATGAGTGCTGTAGAAGCTGCAACGAACCGGGCCCGTGAACTGGGTAAACGATAA
- the pycr3 gene encoding pyrroline-5-carboxylate reductase 3 isoform X3: MAGGVMIQLKMEDGVLLPQFEAGMQTTHDNFSVVKNCTVLFLAVKPAILPGVLESISQFVTPEHLVISVAAGITVETLENCLPVDSRVVRMMPNLPCVVQQGTIVFCRGTNSKEQDAALLKSLLSSLGVCEETPESYIDIHTGVSGSGVAYVYMFAEALADGAVKMGMPFELSKKLVAHTLMGAAKMIMETGEHPAKLKSDVCTPGGTTIHGLYALEKGNLRSTVMSAVEAATNRARELGKR; this comes from the exons atggcaggcGGCGTcatgatccaacttaaaatggaggacggcgttctccttcctcagttc GAAGCTGGGATGCAGACGACACACGACAACTTCAGTGTGGTGAAAAATTGTACCGTCCTTTTCCTGGCCGTCAAGCCAGCCATCCTGCCTGGTGTCCTGGAGAGCATTTCGCAATTCGTCACACCCGAGCACCTCGTTATCTCTGTGGCAGCTGGAATTACCGTCGAAACACTGGAAAAT TGCCTGCCTGTGGACAGCAGGGTAGTGCGGATGATGCCAAACTTGCCGTGCGTGGTGCAGCAGGGCACCATAGTGTTCTGTCGCGGAACAAACTCCAAGGAGCAGGACGCCGCTCTCCTGAAGAGCCTCTTGTCTTCCCTCGGTGTGTGTGAGGAAACGCCGGAATCCTACATCGACATCCACACGGGAGTCAGCGGGAGCGGCGTGGCATAC GTTTACATGTTTGCTGAGGCTCTGGCAGACGGGGCTGTGAAGATGGGAATGCCATTCGAGCTGTCGAAGAAGCTGGTAGCGCACACACTAATG GGAGCTGCAAAGATGATTATGGAGACTGGGGAACACCCGGCAAAATTGAAGAGCGACGTGTGCACCCCAGGTGGGACCACCATCCACGGCCTGTATgcgctggagaaggggaatctgcgTAGCACCGTCATGAGTGCTGTAGAAGCTGCAACGAACCGGGCCCGTGAACTGGGTAAACGATAA